In the bacterium HR17 genome, GGCGGCGAGGCACTCAAACTCTTCCAGCGTGAACAAACCGTCGGGGGTGGTTTCGCCGACTTCGACACCCAGCACCTCTTTCAGCTTTTGCAGCGTCTTATCTGCACCCCACAGCAGGCAACTGATGTTCGTGCACAGCATCAGTTGGCACTTGCCGACAGGGTGGTCGTGAAACATCTCGTAAAACTTGATGATGGCTTCTACGTGCACGGGCGTCGTATCTGCCAGGTCGGCGATTTCGGGCACTGCCTCGTGTGGGATGTAACCGAACCGCTCTTGCACCAGCCACAGCAACGGCATGATGGCTGCTTTCCGCTGCGGATATTGGGCAATAATGCGTTCGGCTTCTTGACGCATCTCTTCGGTGAGCACTGCCATCGGTCAACACACCTCGCGCGTTTCGGCGATCTCTGTTGTTATTCCTTCAAGGGCGGGTGGGAATGCGTGTCCTCGTCACCGGTCCACCTCACCCATCACAGGGTCAAAACTGGCAAGGATGGCGATCAAGTCGGCGATGAGGTGCCCTTCAGCGGCGATGGGCAAAGCGTGGACATGGATAAACGACGGCGCTCGCACATGCATCCGATAAGGTTTCTCGCTGCCGTCGCTGACGATGTAAAACCCGACTTCTCCCCGCGCGCTTTCCACTGCCGCGTAGGCTTCTCCGGGCGGGACGGGGTAGCCGCGACTGTAAAACAAAAAGTGGCGGATGAGCGCTTCCATGTCTTTGTCCAAGCGGTCTTTAGGCGGAGGTGTCGCCCACGGATGGTCTGCCAAGACGGGACCGTTGGGCAAGTTCTCCATAGCCTGCTGAACAATTTTCACGCTCTCCAACATCTCGCGCATTCGCACCCAGTAGCGGGCGAAAGTGTCACCGTCCGTTTCCGTCACGATGTCAAAATCAAAGTCGTCGTAGGACGAATAGGGCATCGTTCGGCGCAAGTCCCACGCCACGCCCGATGCCCGCAAGCACGGTCCTGTCACGCCCCACGCGATCGCATCTTCGGGCTTAATGGTCCCGACACCTTTGGTGCGTTCCAACCAAATCGGGTTTTGGCTGATGAGTTCGTCCAACTCTTGCCATGCTTGCGGGAACTCCCGTAAAAATTGGCGACATCGGTCTATCCAGCCGTCGGGTAGATCGTAACGGACACCGCCAGGGATGATATAGGAGTAAGTCAACCGCGCCCCGCACAGCATCTCAAACAAGTCCAAAATTTTCTCCCGCTCCCGAAAGCAGTAGAAAAACGCGCTAAGAACACCCAACTCCAACCCCGTCGTGCCTAACCACACCAAGTGGCTGGCGATGCGCTGCAGCTCGGCGACGATGACTCGCAAATACTGCCCCCGCTTGGGCGGCTCAATCCCCAGCAACTTTTCCACCGCCAACGAATAGGCGAAGTTGTTCGTCATCCCTGACACATAGTCCAAGCGGTCGTTGAGCGTGATGACCTTGTGGTAGGTTTTGAACTCCGCTTCCTTTTCAATGCCTGTATGTAAGTAGCCAATGACAGGTTCCACATCCAGCACCGTCTCGCCTTCCAGCGTCAACAGCAACCGCAGGACGCCGTGCGTGCTGGGATGTTGTGGACCCATGTTGATGGTCATCGTCGCTTGCGTCCGTTCCACCGTTGCCATTGGGCATCACCATTCCTCGTAACGCTCTTCGGTTGTCCCAAGCGACATCCCTGGCTGCCAAAAGAGCGGAAAGTCTTTGCGCAAGGGGTGCCCCGGAAATTCGTCGTAAGTCAGGATGCGTTTTAGGTTGGGATGCCCTTCAATGCGCACGCCGAACATGTCCCAAATCTCCCGCTCGTAGGGGTTGGCGCTGGGGTAGATGGGGCAAACCGTCGGCACCCACGCATCATCGCTACGAACCTGCACCTTTACCCGCAACCGCACCCGTTGCGACAGCGACAGCAAATGGTAAATGACTTCAAAGCGCGGTTCGCCCCGCAGTGGGGCGTAATCCACTGCTGTCGCATCCACCAGCATCTCAAACCGCTCTTGATCCCGCAGGTAACGCATTGCATCCGAAAGCGCCTCCCGGCGCACCGTGACGGTCAATTCTCCGTTGTGCACCTTGATGTCTTCCACAGCGTCGGCGTCTAAGTGCTCCCGCAACCGTTCGGCAATTTCTGTCAAGCGGTCAAGGGATCGGTGATGCACTTCTGCCATCGCGCTCCTTCCCTCCCCCTCTCACGGGACTTCACGCCGGCGATGTTCACCGACACGCTCGCGACGGATTTTCTCCTGCAACTTCAGGATACCGTCAATGACGGCTTCGGGGCGTGGCGGGCAACCCGCGATGTAAACATCCACCGGCACGACCATGTCCACGCCTTGCACGATGGCGTAGTTTTGAAACACGCCGCCGCATGACGCGCAAGTCCCCATTGCGATGACCCACTTGGGATTGGGCATTTGGTCGTAGATGCGTTTGAGCACGGGCGCCATCTTCCACGAGCAGCGCCCTGCCACGATCATTAAATCCGCCTGACGCGGCGAACCCCGAAACACCTCTGCTCCGAACCGCGCCACATCGTTGCGGGAAGCGACCATCGCCATCATCTCAATGGCGCAACATGCCAACCCGAAAGTCGCCGGCCACAATGAATTAGCCCGCGCCCAATTGACCAACGCTTGGACGGGATTGACCCGCAAAAATTCCTCCAACTTCGCCAGCAACACATTGCGCCCGATCACTTGGCGCATTTCTTCGTCCACGCCCTCATCTTCCAACATTTCTCCAGTTGCTTGGGCGGGGGGAGCGATGACCAATTCCCGTCCGTCAATCGTGGTCTTGACGACGCTAACCTTCATCGCACTTCGCCTCCTACAGGGACAGCAGGTTGGTGGGGCTCAGCGGACGCGATTCGGGTGGGCTGTTCAACAGGCGGGGCTGGCGCCTCCGGTTGCTCCTGCTCCCACCATTCCCACTCAAACGCACCCGTGCGCAATAGGTAGATGTAGCCGACGACCAGAATGCCCAAAAACACCGCCATCGCCGTCAGCGCCGCCGTCCCCAACTCACGGTAAACGACCGCCCATGGGTAGAAGAAGACGACCTCCACATCAAACACGATAAACAGCATGGCAATGACATAGAACTTGATGGGGAAACGCTGCCGGGCGTCACCGGCGGGCTCGTTGCCGCACTCATAAGCGACCACTTTGCTCCGTTTCGGTTTGGCTTCCAACAGTCCGATGATGTGCGATAACAACAACATGCCTGCGGCAACAAGCACCGCCAGCACAATAGCGACACCGATTGGGATGTAGTGTGCCAACATAGCGTTGCGCCTCCTTTGATGCCGCCGCAAATTATAACCCGCTGCCTGCTGCCATGCATGTTAGCGGTAGGTGGTTCACTGTGTCGGACAGGCTATTGACATTGCTACGGCAGTATGGGGTAACGGTGCAGCCAATGCGATGGAACGCTGGCGAGTTGATTTTTGCGAGGGGTGACGCAGCGCGGCATTTGTTCATCGGAGCGAGCGGGTGCATTCGGCTCTATCGCCTCACAAGCACGGGCAAGGAAGCCGTCGTGCGGTGGTGCAGCGTTAACGACTTGTTTGGTGAAGAGTGTCTTGTTACGCCCTACCGCATCAACTCCGCAGAAGCCGTCACCGCGAGCACGGCATGGTGCATCGCAAAAGAGGATTTGGAGATCGCGACGGCTAAACACCCGCTAATAGCCCGCCAGTTGCTGCTTGCCGTAAGCGACGCGTTACGGGTCACTGAGTTGGTCGCTACAGCGTTATCGGAAGAGATTCCGCAACGCATTCGGTGCGCTATTGAATGGCTGCAGCAACGGGGCGGTTTGACCCGCCAAGCCGGTTTTCTCGTTTTACCCTTCACCCACGCCCAGTTGGCGTCCCTCATCGGCACCTCGCGAGAGTGCGTCACCGTTCACCTCAAGATGCTCCAAGACAGCGGCGTCCTTCTCACACGCCGCAGAAGCATCGCCGTGCGCCCTGAATGGCTCGGGGCAGCGCCGGCAGCGTTCAAAGCGGTCCCTGAGCCACTGCCTTGACGCCCATGTCACTCTTTCACCGCCACGACGATCAGACGCGGGCTGTCCCAGGTGTAAAGGTGCCCATCGTAATCGCCCAGCAACTCCGTTACCCGTAGACCGACCCTTTCCGACATCCAGCGCAACTCTGCGGGGGTGTAGGCTCGCACCGAAAAGCGACGCTCGTACCGCACACCGTCGCGCGTCACCATAACCCACAGCGTTTCCACGCGCCCGCTGAGGTGGTCAAAAGTGCGCTCTTCTAAAACGAGCCAGCCTTCATCGGCGGCGTGCCACTCGCGCGCCTGAAACTGACGCACCAAGCGGTCGCGGTTGATCACATCCAGCAGCAGTTTGCCGCCCCGCTTCAGTGCTACAGCGACCCGTTGGAGGACTTTGGCGTCCTCGTCCTCGCTTTCTAAGTAGCCGAACGAAGTGAACATGTTGATGCAGGCGTCAAACTCGTCAGCAAATTCAATGTCGCGCATGTCGCAGCGAATGAAGGTAACCGGTAACCTTTCCTGCTCCGCTCGCTGTCGGGCGGCGTAAAGCAAGGCTTCGGACAAGTCCACACCGACGACTTGAAAGCCGCGGCGTGCCAGTTCCAAACTGTGCCGCCCTTGCCCGCAGCACAAGTCCAGCACCCGCGTCCCTTTCGGCAGTTGCAAGGCACGGACGATGAAGTCTACCTCGCGCTGCACTTGTTCTGGCGCTTCCATCCGCCGATACGCCCGCAGATACAGGTCATCAAAAAACTCGCGATACCAATGGGTCATAGGGCTTGTCACCCTTCAGAGGCGACCGACGGCTCGCCCCTATTGGGGGTTCAAGGCTGCGCGGTTGCGGTGCGCCAACCATCGCACGAGCACAGCGTCCAACGAAAATTGTCCGGGACCTGCCAGTAGCAGCAGCAGTGCAACCGTCCAGTAGACTGCCGCCAACTCGTAAGCGGGTTGCCCCGGAAGACCGACGAAGGGATCACCTTTTGACAAATGCGTCCAGATGGCGACGGTCATCGTCGCAAGGATGCCCAACGACGCCAGCGGCGTCAGCAACCCTAAGATCCACGCCAGCCCGCCGCAAAACTCTGAGATCGCTGCAAGGGCTTGCAAGAGGCTGGGGAAGGGCGCGTTCGGTCCCATCCAACCGAAGGGGTTTTGAATTTTTCCCCAACCGTGATGCAGGAACGCTAACCCTGCCACGACCCGTAAGACGAGCAACGCTACTGCGAACCGTCCCGTGACAAGGGGGACCAACGCAGCCAGCCACTGGGGCATATAGGGTCACCTCGCGGCGCCGCGCGCTTTGCCTTTCAAATGGGTGTCCAAGAAGGCAAAAATCTCCTGCCATGCCTTCTGTGCCGCCTCAGCGTTGTAGCCCCGTTGGTTGGCGGGGTTCATGAAGGCATGTCCGACACCTGGGTAAATGTGGATGGTGTGCACAACGCCCCGCTTTTGCAGCGCTTTTTCAAACGCTCGCACCGTCTCCACTGGGATGCCCCGATCCCGATCGCCGAAAATGCCCAACACCGCTGCCTTAAGCGGTTTCAACCCTTCAGCGTCGGTCACGACGCGCCCGTAGCAGACCACACACGCTGTGACATCAGCGTTGAGCGCCAATTGCAACGCGTAACCGCCCCCCATGCACCAACCGATCACTCCGATGCGCTGAGGGTTGACAAAGGATTGCTGGCGCAAGTAAGCGACGGCGGCTTTCAAATCCCGCAAAGCGCGGTCTTCGGGTAACCCCCGACTTAACTCGTGCGCCAAGTCAGGCGTCGCAGCGGTTTTCCCGCGATACAAATCCACTGCCAACGCCACATAACCGTGTTCAGCAAACCGGCGGGCGTTTTCTTTGATCCAATCCACCAACCCCCACCATTCGTGGATGACGACGAGAGCGGGAAATGGACCTTTGCCCTTTGGGCGCGCCAAGTAGCCCGAGACCGTTTCATCGCCGCTACGGTAATGCACCGTCTCAACGACGATGCCCTGTTGCGCGACGGCACACATCGCCCCGCTCATCACCAGCACCGCTACGCCAATGCAAGTGCACCATTGACGCATTGCCTTTCACCTCCTCGTCGCATTGTGCGCTTTCGGTGTGCGCGGTAACTTCAATAACCGCCGGTCGGCAACCCGATTTTGAGCACGGCGATGCCGACAGCGACACCTGCGCCCACTATCGTGGCGCTCAATTGCCCTGCGACTTGCGCCCACGCAGGCAAGCGCTGGCTAATGGGTGCAAAACGCACCCAACCGGCGACCGCTGCCAGCCACAAAAAGGTTGCCGATGCCAACGGCAATTCGGCATAGAAAACGCCGTTGACCGTGACGCCAAACAGCAACACGGCGACGACGCTGACG is a window encoding:
- the glxR gene encoding CRP-like cAMP-activated global transcriptional regulator, with the protein product MSDRLLTLLRQYGVTVQPMRWNAGELIFARGDAARHLFIGASGCIRLYRLTSTGKEAVVRWCSVNDLFGEECLVTPYRINSAEAVTASTAWCIAKEDLEIATAKHPLIARQLLLAVSDALRVTELVATALSEEIPQRIRCAIEWLQQRGGLTRQAGFLVLPFTHAQLASLIGTSRECVTVHLKMLQDSGVLLTRRRSIAVRPEWLGAAPAAFKAVPEPLP
- the nqo2 gene encoding NADH-quinone oxidoreductase subunit 2, whose amino-acid sequence is MAVLTEEMRQEAERIIAQYPQRKAAIMPLLWLVQERFGYIPHEAVPEIADLADTTPVHVEAIIKFYEMFHDHPVGKCQLMLCTNISCLLWGADKTLQKLKEVLGVEVGETTPDGLFTLEEFECLAACDKAPVLLVNAVELLEKVTPDKVEQIIAELRQRYGNGAQALIGQGQ
- the bsmA gene encoding Glycine/sarcosine N-methyltransferase; the encoded protein is MTHWYREFFDDLYLRAYRRMEAPEQVQREVDFIVRALQLPKGTRVLDLCCGQGRHSLELARRGFQVVGVDLSEALLYAARQRAEQERLPVTFIRCDMRDIEFADEFDACINMFTSFGYLESEDEDAKVLQRVAVALKRGGKLLLDVINRDRLVRQFQAREWHAADEGWLVLEERTFDHLSGRVETLWVMVTRDGVRYERRFSVRAYTPAELRWMSERVGLRVTELLGDYDGHLYTWDSPRLIVVAVKE
- the nuoA gene encoding NADH-quinone oxidoreductase subunit A translates to MLAHYIPIGVAIVLAVLVAAGMLLLSHIIGLLEAKPKRSKVVAYECGNEPAGDARQRFPIKFYVIAMLFIVFDVEVVFFYPWAVVYRELGTAALTAMAVFLGILVVGYIYLLRTGAFEWEWWEQEQPEAPAPPVEQPTRIASAEPHQPAVPVGGEVR
- the nqo5 gene encoding NADH-quinone oxidoreductase chain 5 codes for the protein MAEVHHRSLDRLTEIAERLREHLDADAVEDIKVHNGELTVTVRREALSDAMRYLRDQERFEMLVDATAVDYAPLRGEPRFEVIYHLLSLSQRVRLRVKVQVRSDDAWVPTVCPIYPSANPYEREIWDMFGVRIEGHPNLKRILTYDEFPGHPLRKDFPLFWQPGMSLGTTEERYEEW
- the clcD gene encoding Carboxymethylenebutenolidase, whose translation is MRQWCTCIGVAVLVMSGAMCAVAQQGIVVETVHYRSGDETVSGYLARPKGKGPFPALVVIHEWWGLVDWIKENARRFAEHGYVALAVDLYRGKTAATPDLAHELSRGLPEDRALRDLKAAVAYLRQQSFVNPQRIGVIGWCMGGGYALQLALNADVTACVVCYGRVVTDAEGLKPLKAAVLGIFGDRDRGIPVETVRAFEKALQKRGVVHTIHIYPGVGHAFMNPANQRGYNAEAAQKAWQEIFAFLDTHLKGKARGAAR
- the nqo4_1 gene encoding NADH-quinone oxidoreductase subunit 4, whose product is MATVERTQATMTINMGPQHPSTHGVLRLLLTLEGETVLDVEPVIGYLHTGIEKEAEFKTYHKVITLNDRLDYVSGMTNNFAYSLAVEKLLGIEPPKRGQYLRVIVAELQRIASHLVWLGTTGLELGVLSAFFYCFREREKILDLFEMLCGARLTYSYIIPGGVRYDLPDGWIDRCRQFLREFPQAWQELDELISQNPIWLERTKGVGTIKPEDAIAWGVTGPCLRASGVAWDLRRTMPYSSYDDFDFDIVTETDGDTFARYWVRMREMLESVKIVQQAMENLPNGPVLADHPWATPPPKDRLDKDMEALIRHFLFYSRGYPVPPGEAYAAVESARGEVGFYIVSDGSEKPYRMHVRAPSFIHVHALPIAAEGHLIADLIAILASFDPVMGEVDR
- the nqo6 gene encoding NADH-quinone oxidoreductase subunit 6; this encodes MKVSVVKTTIDGRELVIAPPAQATGEMLEDEGVDEEMRQVIGRNVLLAKLEEFLRVNPVQALVNWARANSLWPATFGLACCAIEMMAMVASRNDVARFGAEVFRGSPRQADLMIVAGRCSWKMAPVLKRIYDQMPNPKWVIAMGTCASCGGVFQNYAIVQGVDMVVPVDVYIAGCPPRPEAVIDGILKLQEKIRRERVGEHRRREVP